From Veillonellales bacterium, a single genomic window includes:
- a CDS encoding DASS family sodium-coupled anion symporter, with protein sequence MGPMSENKGKFSLEEFRKDYGLLLAIIFAAIVWFIGAPQGLSVQGHRALVLFTFMFVLYLTESVPLPIASLAVVPLAVLGGVVKTSVALEGFASTSVYLMVGAFILANAMTKSGLADRLTYVIMSFIGTSTKAISLGIVLVNIVMAFLVPSSLARTAILLPVCMGIFHIFGQQGRTNFSTSMLLILTMTNATMGAGILTATVPNPVTVDYLAKVGQTVTYGQWFMYGFPPALLMTFITWWFIRRIFPPEIKELPNGDEFIKQKLAEMGPLSSVEKKAMFVFGLVVILWATGGWTKIDPTIAALTGILLFFIPKFGFMTWPDVNKHMSWQLIFVAGGGISLGNILMKTGAAKWFANTIFSMLGLGGTAILFMLVVIMFIIQYMHLLFVGTTAMATSFIPIVMAMADTAGVNPLLFTLPAAMIIGGYPLLMFYNTTPNIAVYGTGLLKVEDFPKVGFVICLVAVIVYSLCAITYWRWLGMF encoded by the coding sequence ATGGGACCCATGTCTGAAAATAAAGGGAAGTTTTCTTTGGAAGAATTCAGAAAAGATTATGGGCTGTTGCTGGCAATTATTTTTGCTGCCATTGTATGGTTTATAGGAGCACCCCAAGGACTATCGGTTCAGGGGCATAGAGCGCTGGTATTGTTTACTTTCATGTTTGTGCTGTATTTGACAGAGTCGGTGCCTCTTCCCATAGCAAGCCTGGCGGTTGTTCCTTTGGCAGTACTGGGCGGGGTTGTAAAAACGTCGGTTGCTTTGGAAGGTTTTGCTTCTACTTCAGTTTATTTAATGGTTGGTGCCTTTATTTTGGCAAATGCAATGACAAAATCAGGGCTGGCCGACCGTTTAACTTATGTGATTATGAGCTTTATAGGCACAAGTACCAAAGCGATAAGTCTGGGAATTGTTTTGGTGAATATTGTTATGGCTTTTTTAGTGCCTTCGTCTTTAGCCAGAACGGCAATTCTTTTGCCTGTATGCATGGGAATTTTTCACATCTTCGGGCAGCAAGGCAGGACAAATTTTTCTACGAGTATGCTGCTGATTCTGACAATGACCAATGCGACTATGGGAGCGGGGATTCTTACTGCAACGGTGCCTAATCCCGTTACAGTGGATTACTTAGCTAAAGTTGGCCAAACAGTTACCTATGGGCAATGGTTTATGTATGGATTTCCGCCGGCTTTGCTGATGACATTTATTACTTGGTGGTTTATCCGCCGCATATTCCCGCCGGAAATTAAAGAACTTCCCAATGGTGATGAATTTATAAAACAAAAATTGGCTGAAATGGGTCCTTTATCCTCGGTTGAAAAAAAGGCTATGTTTGTTTTTGGTTTGGTCGTGATTCTTTGGGCTACCGGCGGCTGGACTAAGATTGATCCGACTATTGCCGCTTTAACCGGTATTCTTTTGTTTTTTATTCCCAAGTTTGGCTTTATGACCTGGCCGGATGTGAATAAGCATATGTCTTGGCAGCTGATTTTTGTCGCCGGGGGTGGTATTAGTTTAGGCAATATTTTAATGAAAACAGGGGCTGCCAAATGGTTCGCCAATACAATTTTCTCTATGCTGGGGTTAGGCGGTACGGCCATTTTGTTTATGCTGGTTGTAATTATGTTTATTATTCAGTATATGCACTTGCTGTTTGTCGGCACAACGGCGATGGCAACTTCTTTTATTCCCATTGTGATGGCGATGGCCGATACGGCGGGAGTGAACCCGCTGCTGTTTACATTGCCGGCGGCGATGATTATCGGCGGCTATCCATTACTGATGTTTTATAATACTACGCCTAATATTGCTGTATATGGGACCGGTTTGCTGAAGGTGGAAGATTTTCCTAAAGTTGGTTTTGTAATTTGCCTGGTCGCAGTTATTGTATATTCTTTGTGTGCAATTACATATTGGCGCTGGCTGGGTATGTTTTAA
- a CDS encoding metallo-dependent hydrolase, with protein MRVDMLIKNGRVIDPSQNIDKIQNVLVLNGKIIVTPKNEAVEASQVIDAAGCIVTPGLIDFHNHIFGSGSDLCISADAALLPSGVTAAVDAGSAGSANYELFLASMLMQKIRFKSFLHVCPTGLGTTQFHEVLKPELWDKNKIFALFEKHKNFLIGLKIRTSKHIVGSLGLGPVQKTIEIANEIGCPVCVHTTDCPAPVEDLLALLRPGDIFCHVFHGTGETVLKDGKLKDAVKKARERGIIFDAANGSNHFAFATAEAALAEGFFPDIISTDLTVKTLFKPPVYSLPYILAKYLALGCSLTNVISAVTNGPARLMKMEGKIGTLARGAYADIAIFKLTEQKVTFMDTFKQTRQGHQMLLPQMTIVNGQIMFRQLNFIV; from the coding sequence ATGAGGGTAGATATGCTCATAAAAAATGGACGGGTTATTGATCCATCCCAAAATATCGATAAAATCCAAAATGTATTGGTTCTCAATGGAAAGATCATTGTTACCCCAAAGAATGAAGCGGTTGAGGCTTCTCAAGTAATTGATGCCGCAGGCTGTATTGTTACACCCGGACTGATTGATTTTCACAATCATATTTTTGGTAGTGGGTCTGATCTTTGCATATCAGCTGATGCTGCTCTTTTACCTTCGGGCGTAACTGCAGCAGTTGATGCCGGAAGTGCCGGAAGTGCAAACTACGAACTTTTTTTGGCAAGTATGCTTATGCAGAAAATCCGTTTTAAGAGCTTCCTCCATGTTTGTCCGACGGGATTAGGAACTACACAATTTCACGAGGTTTTAAAACCGGAATTGTGGGACAAAAATAAAATATTTGCTTTGTTCGAAAAACATAAAAACTTTTTAATTGGTCTTAAGATTCGTACCAGCAAACATATAGTAGGAAGTCTTGGTCTTGGACCGGTACAAAAAACGATTGAGATTGCCAATGAAATAGGTTGTCCGGTATGTGTGCATACCACAGATTGTCCGGCACCGGTCGAAGACTTATTAGCATTGCTGCGTCCGGGGGACATATTCTGTCATGTGTTTCATGGTACAGGAGAAACTGTGCTTAAAGACGGTAAACTTAAGGATGCTGTGAAGAAAGCAAGGGAACGCGGTATAATCTTTGACGCAGCTAACGGGTCTAACCACTTTGCATTTGCTACAGCAGAAGCGGCATTAGCGGAAGGCTTCTTTCCGGACATTATCAGTACGGACCTAACGGTAAAAACCTTATTTAAACCTCCCGTTTACAGCTTGCCTTACATTCTTGCTAAATATTTGGCATTGGGTTGCAGTTTAACCAATGTAATTTCTGCGGTTACCAATGGTCCGGCTCGTCTTATGAAAATGGAAGGTAAAATAGGTACACTTGCCCGTGGTGCTTATGCTGATATAGCAATATTTAAATTGACAGAGCAAAAAGTAACCTTTATGGATACTTTCAAACAAACTCGCCAGGGACATCAAATGCTCTTACCGCAAATGACAATAGTAAATGGTCAAATTATGTTTCGCCAGCTTAATTTTATAGTTTAG
- a CDS encoding hydroxymethylglutaryl-CoA lyase translates to MKANMVWPDKVTICEVGLRDGLQNEKKLFSVEEKLQLLNSVVASGVKVIEVGSFVHPKAVPAMADTGKLVEAMEKTDGVEYRVLVPNLKGVERAYAAGIKKVKLTVSASEAHCINNFNKKPLEMMEAFASCVDFAANNNMEVSGAISTSFGCPFQGKGPVQQVENVVRGFLKLGITELSLSDTTGMANPRQVFELASHMIQTFPQVKWVMHFHNTRDMALANIVAGIQAGIRVFDSAFAGLGGCPFAPGASGNVATEDVIHMLHEMGINTGINLEKAIETARLAEQMVGHKAGGSVLVAGRCEDLTKQQAKRQNNK, encoded by the coding sequence ATGAAAGCAAATATGGTTTGGCCGGATAAAGTCACAATTTGCGAGGTCGGGCTGCGTGACGGGTTACAGAATGAAAAAAAGTTATTCAGCGTTGAGGAAAAACTGCAGCTTTTGAATTCCGTTGTCGCATCAGGTGTTAAAGTGATTGAGGTTGGGTCTTTTGTTCATCCTAAAGCGGTGCCGGCTATGGCCGATACGGGTAAACTGGTAGAAGCTATGGAAAAGACTGATGGTGTTGAATATCGCGTATTAGTACCTAACTTAAAAGGGGTCGAACGTGCTTATGCTGCCGGGATTAAGAAGGTAAAACTCACCGTCTCCGCCAGCGAAGCCCATTGCATTAATAACTTTAATAAAAAGCCGCTGGAAATGATGGAAGCGTTTGCAAGCTGTGTTGATTTTGCTGCTAACAATAATATGGAAGTATCGGGTGCGATTTCTACTTCCTTTGGTTGTCCTTTCCAGGGGAAAGGACCGGTGCAGCAAGTGGAAAATGTTGTCCGCGGCTTTTTAAAATTGGGTATTACCGAGCTTTCCTTGTCGGACACGACCGGTATGGCCAATCCCCGTCAGGTATTTGAATTGGCCAGCCATATGATTCAAACATTTCCGCAGGTGAAGTGGGTTATGCATTTTCATAATACCCGTGATATGGCTTTGGCGAATATTGTGGCCGGTATACAGGCGGGAATTCGAGTTTTTGACAGTGCATTTGCCGGCCTTGGCGGCTGTCCTTTTGCTCCTGGTGCTTCAGGAAATGTTGCAACCGAAGATGTAATTCATATGCTGCATGAAATGGGTATTAATACCGGTATTAATCTGGAAAAGGCGATAGAAACGGCCCGTCTGGCCGAACAGATGGTGGGTCATAAGGCCGGCGGGTCCGTTCTGGTAGCCGGACGCTGCGAGGATTTAACCAAGCAGCAGGCGAAACGCCAGAACAATAAATAA
- a CDS encoding L,D-transpeptidase family protein encodes MKSLFFKKNRLLLSVVSVVLISLMAGMIAFNKWDEMNLAAIPNQPVKAPTGRISIVIKIPSRSLEIHEDNKVYKRYRIAAGKSDTPSPTGEWVIVWKSYRPGDVFGTRFLALNVPWGGYGIHGTNQPWSIGCYASQGCIRMRNQDVEELYEWVPVGTPVRIEDRDVPIQRKLKRALMGPDVVKLQLRLRELGYLEGRADGFFNQDTEIAVKRFQYDKGIKSSGMVDKQTLGLLGF; translated from the coding sequence ATGAAGAGCTTATTTTTTAAAAAAAACCGGCTTCTTTTGTCGGTGGTATCGGTGGTATTAATCAGTCTCATGGCGGGAATGATTGCATTTAACAAGTGGGATGAGATGAACCTCGCGGCTATTCCCAACCAGCCGGTGAAAGCGCCGACCGGAAGGATTTCTATTGTAATTAAGATTCCCTCTCGCAGCTTAGAAATCCACGAGGACAATAAGGTGTATAAACGATACCGGATTGCTGCCGGCAAAAGCGACACTCCGTCACCGACCGGTGAATGGGTAATCGTTTGGAAATCTTATCGGCCCGGTGATGTTTTTGGTACTCGGTTTCTTGCCCTCAACGTTCCCTGGGGCGGTTACGGTATTCACGGAACGAATCAGCCCTGGAGTATTGGCTGTTATGCCAGCCAAGGTTGTATTCGAATGCGTAATCAAGATGTTGAGGAGCTTTACGAGTGGGTTCCGGTTGGTACTCCCGTACGTATTGAAGATCGTGATGTTCCGATTCAGCGTAAATTAAAGCGGGCGTTGATGGGCCCTGATGTTGTAAAGCTGCAACTGAGACTCAGAGAACTGGGATATTTGGAAGGAAGGGCCGACGGCTTTTTTAATCAGGATACTGAGATTGCCGTTAAACGATTTCAGTATGATAAGGGGATTAAGAGCTCGGGCATGGTCGATAAACAGACACTGGGCCTGTTAGGGTTTTAA
- a CDS encoding sigma 54-interacting transcriptional regulator — MTKILFLIPDENLIPYVKKILTSDYSNIQVVLVNPRTAVALVQKYIARGIEIVAARPVTATIIKQADLGINVVTIPITSFDIIRAINDAKMQGKKIAVVAHSDMVLGIDFLAEELDVHIERYFTKYGQNYEEPILEAAANGAEVILGGVLAVTAAKQHNIPCSLLKIGSESILQAAQEAVHIQAALENESAKHGFLNTILDHTNQGMITVDKNQKITAFNPVAQQLTKINKTNALGYSIKQILPQLDLKPAAAKKENTLHRIVEINGNKVMYTSVPITINNNSFGAVITMHEIRGIQQMEATIRKEIYARGHVAKFHFENIIGQSSAIIKTIETAKDFAATNSSVLILGETGTGKEVFAQSIHNESSRAKGPFVAINCASLPAQLLESELFGYVGGAFTGANKEGKPGLFEVAHGGTIFLDELAEMDYVNQGRLLRVLQEKSVVRLGSYKVTPVDVRIIAATNKDLENLVTEHKFRDDLYYRLNVLRLDLPPLRERKQDIRLYAEAFLEEFAVHTGKVFKLTPDALQLLTKYSWPGNIRECRNLIERITATSKNSIINRFVLSEILTQKQHVPSRTPKEKRLIGEIVEALHAAQGNYTAAAKILGINRTTLYRRIQRLGIEL, encoded by the coding sequence TTGACTAAAATTCTCTTTTTAATTCCTGATGAAAATTTAATACCTTACGTTAAAAAAATTCTTACGTCTGATTATTCTAATATACAAGTCGTCTTAGTAAATCCCAGAACGGCGGTCGCCTTAGTACAAAAATATATTGCCCGCGGAATTGAAATCGTTGCCGCCAGACCGGTAACTGCCACTATCATTAAACAAGCCGATTTAGGAATAAATGTCGTAACCATCCCGATCACGAGTTTTGATATTATCCGCGCCATAAATGATGCTAAAATGCAAGGCAAAAAAATTGCGGTTGTTGCACATTCCGATATGGTTTTGGGCATTGATTTTTTAGCGGAAGAATTAGATGTCCACATTGAACGTTATTTTACAAAATACGGTCAAAATTACGAAGAACCAATTTTGGAAGCGGCCGCCAACGGTGCCGAAGTCATTTTAGGCGGTGTCCTGGCCGTCACAGCCGCCAAACAGCACAACATCCCCTGTTCCTTATTAAAAATCGGCAGCGAAAGCATTTTGCAGGCAGCGCAGGAGGCGGTACATATCCAGGCAGCATTGGAAAATGAATCGGCAAAACATGGATTTTTAAATACGATATTGGATCATACCAACCAAGGCATGATTACCGTAGATAAAAATCAAAAAATTACCGCGTTCAATCCGGTTGCACAGCAACTCACCAAAATAAATAAAACAAATGCTTTAGGCTATTCCATCAAGCAAATTTTGCCGCAGCTGGACTTAAAGCCAGCCGCGGCAAAAAAGGAAAATACCTTGCACCGTATTGTGGAAATAAACGGAAATAAGGTCATGTATACCAGCGTTCCCATTACAATTAATAATAATTCTTTCGGCGCAGTCATTACTATGCATGAAATTCGAGGCATCCAGCAAATGGAGGCCACGATACGCAAAGAGATTTATGCCCGCGGCCATGTGGCTAAATTCCATTTTGAAAATATCATTGGTCAAAGTTCCGCCATCATTAAAACAATTGAAACCGCCAAAGATTTTGCCGCTACAAACTCCAGCGTACTTATTCTGGGAGAAACAGGAACAGGCAAAGAAGTTTTTGCCCAAAGCATCCATAATGAAAGCAGCCGCGCTAAAGGACCTTTTGTCGCCATCAACTGCGCTTCCCTGCCGGCGCAGCTTTTGGAAAGCGAATTGTTTGGCTACGTTGGCGGCGCCTTTACCGGTGCCAACAAAGAAGGAAAACCGGGACTCTTCGAGGTTGCCCACGGCGGGACCATCTTTTTAGATGAATTGGCGGAAATGGATTATGTAAATCAGGGTCGATTGCTGCGTGTTCTGCAGGAAAAAAGTGTTGTACGCTTAGGGAGTTACAAGGTTACACCGGTTGATGTCCGCATCATTGCCGCCACAAATAAAGATTTAGAAAATTTAGTTACGGAGCATAAATTCCGTGATGATTTATATTACCGGCTTAATGTGCTGCGGCTGGATTTGCCGCCGCTCAGAGAAAGAAAACAGGACATTCGCTTATATGCCGAAGCTTTTTTAGAAGAGTTTGCCGTCCATACAGGTAAAGTTTTCAAACTAACCCCAGATGCGCTGCAGCTGCTCACAAAATATTCCTGGCCGGGAAATATTCGTGAATGCCGTAACCTGATAGAAAGGATTACTGCTACTTCCAAAAACAGTATCATTAACCGTTTCGTATTGTCGGAAATACTAACGCAAAAACAGCATGTCCCTTCACGAACCCCCAAAGAGAAACGCCTAATCGGAGAAATTGTCGAAGCTTTGCATGCTGCCCAGGGAAATTATACCGCTGCAGCAAAAATATTAGGCATCAATCGTACAACGCTTTACCGTCGCATACAAAGGCTCGGCATTGAGCTTTGA
- a CDS encoding CoA transferase, which yields MSGALNGIRVLDTSTVIAGPFGAALLGDFGADVIKVEMPGKGDSGRNMGPLYEGKSLRWATFSRNKKSITLDLRKEEGKNLFLKLVEKSDIIIENFRTGTFDKWGLDYETLKKANPKIIVIRVTGYGQTGPNAHLAGFGTPATAFSGLTYMTGYPDRAPVNPPISLCDYLAGLYSAFAALVCIYNRDSNNGTGQEVDLSLYEGIFRLLEGAIANYAVAGKVTERRPSISGSASPSGTFKTQDGKWVVLVCSTDRTFEYFANGIGRKDLLQDDRFNTNGARVKNNKLVEEIVIDWFSKHDWKEIKATLDAAGAPVSLVYSMQDIFADPHYAAREDIIEVKHPDFGTIKVPGVVPKLSATPGEIKWIGPKLGAHNDDVYENLLGLSEKDLAELKGKGII from the coding sequence ATGTCTGGTGCATTAAATGGGATTCGCGTGCTTGATACTTCTACGGTAATTGCCGGGCCTTTCGGAGCGGCATTGCTGGGAGATTTCGGCGCCGATGTGATTAAGGTGGAAATGCCTGGTAAAGGTGATTCCGGACGTAATATGGGGCCGCTGTACGAGGGCAAATCGCTGCGCTGGGCAACGTTTTCCAGAAATAAAAAAAGCATTACCCTTGATCTCAGGAAAGAAGAAGGCAAGAATTTGTTTCTGAAGCTGGTGGAAAAAAGCGATATCATCATTGAGAACTTTCGGACAGGAACTTTTGACAAATGGGGTTTGGATTATGAAACGCTGAAAAAAGCCAACCCTAAAATCATTGTAATTCGTGTTACCGGCTACGGTCAGACGGGTCCGAATGCACATTTGGCCGGTTTTGGCACACCTGCTACCGCTTTTTCCGGGTTAACCTATATGACCGGTTATCCTGACAGGGCTCCGGTAAATCCGCCGATTTCGTTGTGCGATTATCTTGCCGGCCTTTACAGTGCTTTTGCTGCTTTGGTTTGCATTTATAATCGGGATAGCAACAATGGAACGGGACAGGAAGTGGATCTGAGTCTCTATGAAGGTATTTTCCGTCTGTTGGAAGGCGCAATTGCCAATTATGCTGTGGCGGGAAAGGTTACCGAAAGAAGGCCGAGCATCAGCGGTTCGGCTAGCCCTTCCGGCACTTTTAAGACCCAGGACGGTAAATGGGTAGTGCTGGTATGCAGTACCGACCGGACTTTTGAATATTTTGCCAATGGTATCGGTAGAAAGGATTTACTGCAGGACGATAGGTTTAATACGAATGGCGCCCGTGTTAAGAATAATAAGCTGGTAGAAGAGATTGTGATTGATTGGTTTAGCAAACATGATTGGAAGGAAATTAAGGCGACTTTAGATGCGGCAGGTGCACCGGTTAGTCTGGTTTACAGCATGCAGGATATTTTTGCCGATCCGCACTATGCGGCGCGTGAAGATATCATTGAAGTAAAGCATCCTGATTTTGGTACTATAAAGGTTCCGGGTGTCGTTCCTAAATTGAGTGCTACGCCGGGAGAAATCAAATGGATCGGGCCGAAACTTGGCGCTCATAACGATGATGTGTATGAAAATCTTTTGGGCTTAAGTGAAAAAGATTTGGCCGAGTTAAAGGGAAAAGGGATTATTTGA
- a CDS encoding sugar diacid recognition domain-containing protein, whose product MQKNTDDILTAELASNLISFLQDKIGYSVIICDNSGIIIGSDKTARIGDTHIGSVKIGAGECNEYLVTKEQAATDSSIKEGCSLPIMLNGRRLGTFGITGPLAVTVPLAKLATVIIAARVQEVFQQDKVKKTVRDVIDGIQQTAAAIEEISASARELANTTEQIAQNTMKSSQQIQDTNKIITTMRHIFSNTQLIALNARIEAAHAGEQGRGFSVVAEEIKKLSAESAAAVHEISDNLGKVQTAASATLDGISQAAAVSEEQAKATANISRTVDHIQAFAGELSEIFSGSFTVI is encoded by the coding sequence ATGCAAAAAAACACCGACGATATTTTAACCGCTGAACTGGCGTCCAATCTCATTTCCTTCCTCCAAGACAAAATAGGCTATTCTGTTATTATTTGTGACAACAGCGGCATCATTATCGGCTCCGATAAAACAGCAAGAATCGGTGACACTCATATTGGGTCGGTCAAAATCGGCGCCGGTGAATGTAACGAGTACCTCGTAACAAAAGAGCAGGCGGCGACGGATTCCAGCATAAAAGAAGGCTGCAGTCTACCCATCATGCTCAACGGCCGGCGGCTTGGCACTTTTGGAATTACCGGCCCGCTAGCCGTAACGGTTCCTTTGGCAAAACTAGCCACTGTTATAATTGCCGCCAGAGTGCAGGAAGTTTTTCAACAGGATAAAGTTAAAAAAACCGTCCGGGATGTGATAGACGGAATTCAACAAACCGCCGCTGCCATTGAAGAAATATCGGCTTCGGCACGGGAATTAGCCAATACCACCGAGCAGATTGCCCAAAACACCATGAAATCATCACAACAAATTCAAGACACCAATAAAATCATTACCACCATGCGCCACATATTTTCTAACACCCAGCTCATCGCACTCAATGCCCGGATCGAAGCTGCCCACGCCGGTGAGCAGGGCCGCGGATTTTCAGTGGTAGCCGAAGAAATCAAAAAGCTATCGGCAGAAAGTGCCGCTGCCGTTCATGAAATCAGCGACAATTTAGGCAAAGTTCAAACCGCCGCCAGCGCTACCCTAGACGGAATATCGCAAGCCGCCGCCGTTTCCGAAGAACAGGCAAAAGCAACGGCGAATATCTCCAGAACCGTCGACCATATCCAAGCTTTCGCTGGTGAGCTGAGCGAAATTTTTTCCGGATCATTTACCGTGATCTGA